The stretch of DNA CGGATGGATTCCTTCATGCTGCCGACGGCGCTGACCGAAATCACTTGTGTCACCCCGAGCGATTTCAACGCATAGATATTGGCGCGATAGTTGATGCTGCTGGGGCTGAGCCGATGCCCCCGCCCATGCCGAGAGAGAAACGCTACCCGCAGGCCCCCCAGCACACCGACACGAATGGCGTCGGACGGCGCTCCGAACGGGGTACGAACGCGCACCTCTCGAACCCGCTCCAATCCCTCAATGTCGTACAACCCACTGCCGCCGATAATCCCGATTGCGGCCTTCCCGGGCTTCTTTGATTGCGTCATGCGGTCGATTCCTGTTCCATGTTAAGCGACGGGCGCGGCATGTCCGCCGGCCGTCGACGTACCGGATCTCGTAGAAACGAACCAATCTCCTCAAGCAGGCGCCCGGCCACATCCTCCGAACGATCCTGCTCAGTCAACTCGTACCAGCGCAAGCCCGGCTCCTTCCGAAACCAGGTCAACTGGCGTTTGGCAAAATGTCTCGTATCGCGCTTCAGCAGACGGAGCGCTTCAGCCCGATCGTACTCTCCGGCGAGAAACCCGGCGACCTGCTGATATCCCAGCCCCTTCATCGCGCCTAACTCCCGCCCATACCCATCGGCAAGCAGCCGTTCGGTTTCCGCCACCACACCCCGCGCGAACATCGACTCGACTCGGTCGTCGATGCGGCGATACAGCTGCGCACGATCCCGATTCAAGCCGATCAACAGCACCGAAAATTCTTGCTCCGCGAACCGATGCTGCCGTTGCATCTCCGACAGGCGTTGCCCCGACAGATGATAGACTTCGAGCGCCCGCACGATTTTCACTTCGTCGTGCGGATGGAGCCGCGCAGCCGATTCGGGATCAATCCGCGTCAATTCACCGTGTAAAAAATAGCCGCCCTGCGCGCGAGCCTCCTGCACCAACGACTCACGATAGGCCTGGTCTGCGCGCGGCGCATCACACAATCCATGCAACAACGTCCGAACATACAGTCCCGTGCCGCCCACGACCAACGGCACCTGCCCATTGCCGTAGAGCCGTTCGATGTCCTGTAGCGCCAGCCGGCGATACTGCCCGGCGTTAAACGACTCGTCGGGATTCACGAGATCGATGAGGCGATGCGGCACGCCTTGCCGCTGCTCCAACGTCGGCTTGTCGGTCGCAATATCCATCCCGCGATAGACCTGACGTGAATCCGCGGTCAGCAGGTCCGTACCCAGCGCGTGCGCCAACCGAAGACCGATCTCGCTTTTGCCGACAGCCGTCGGTCCAACCAACACCACCAGGGGTCGCGACGCTCGCTGCGATTCCGACAGTCGCACTATTCCCTGGCTCCCTCTGCCTATGCGCGATCGAACAACCGAGCCAGCTCGTCGCCCGAAAGACGGAAGGCCACCCGTCGACCGTGCGGGCAGGTCATAATCAACCCCTCGGCAACCCAGTCCTGCGCCAGCTGCTTGATCTCGGGAAGCGCCATCGTGCGGCCGGCCCGAACAGCCGCATGGCAGGCCAGAGACGCCAAAATAGGCTTCACCTTCGTTTCCAGCGAGGAGATCGAATCCCACTGCTCAAGATCGTCTATTAAATCTTGAACCAACGCCCTTAAATCAGGGTGCCCCAACATGACCGGGAGACTGCGGATCAGGAAAGAAGACGGCCCGAATGGTTCAATCAGCAAACCGAGGCCTTCCAGCTCAACCAGATGGCGCTGAAGGATAAGGGCTTGCTGCACCGGCAACTCCAGAGGCTCCGGTAACAGCAGCGGCTGAGACGGCAAACTCTTGCCCTGCCAGGCCCGCAACAGCCGCTCGAACAATACTCGCTCATGCGCCGTATGCTGATCGATCACCTGGAGTTCGTGGCCCACTTGCGCCACCAGATAGGTTCGGTGCATCTGGCCGAACGGAATAATCTCCACCGTCTCGCTTGACTGGTACGGCGTGCCGCCCTCCCCCACAAACGAGGTTTGGCCCTCAGCTGATGGCATCGGCGCAACAGGCACATTCGCGTCCGTGCATGAGGGATAGGCGGCAGCCGGCGGTCCGACGCCCGTCCCCTCTACGAACGGAGCGGCCGTCGTAGATGACGCCCCGCCGCTCAGATGCGCATGAGCAGCCCCCGCCATCGACGATTCAACCTGCGCACGACCAAGCGTATGACGCACCGCCGCACGAACCATCTGGTGGATCTGCTCGTTATCGGCAAACCGCACCTCGCGTTTGGTCGGATGCACGTTGACGTCGACCCGCTGGGGCTCGACATCGAGGAAGAGCACAAAAAGCGGAGCATGGCCTTTGGCGAGGAACGAACTATAGCCATCGACGACGGCATGCTGCACGGTGCTGTTTTTAATCGGCCGACGGTTGACGAAGAGCTCCTGCGGCGTTCGTCCGGCGCGGGCGCGCACCGGATCAATGATGAAACCTTTCAGCGAGAGACCGTTCTGCTGAACATCGACGGCCAGCGCCCGATCACCGAACGCGGCGCGATAGACCTGCAGCACACGATCGCGAGGCGAGGATACGGCGGGGAGCGCAAAAACCTCGTGCCCGTTATGAATCAACCGCACATGCACCTGCGGCGACGCGAGTGCGGCCTGCTGCACGACATGGCTGATGTGAGAAAACTCCGTCGTGGTGGACTTCAGAAACTTCCTGCGGGCAGGCGTATTGTAGAACAACTCCGAGACCTCGATCGACGTCCCCGGAATCGCCGCGGCATCCTCCACTCGCGTGATGGTTCCGGCTGTGAGCCAGAGCTGCGTGCCCACCTGTTCCTGACGAGACAGTGTCGTGAGCCTGACTTTCGAGACGGCTGCGATGCTCGGCAGCGCTTCTCCACGGAACCCCATGGTGCGAATAGCCCCGAGCTGGTGATCGGATTGCAATTTACTGGTGGCGTGCCGCTCAAAGGCCAGAGAGGCGTCACGACGGGACATCCCCTCGCCATCGTCGGTAACACGAATCAAGCCGAGACCTCCGTCTTTGACCTCAACGGTGATCGTTCGGCTGCCGGCATCCAGACTGTTTTCGACGAGTTCCTTCACCACCGCAGCGGGACGTTCAACAACCTCCCCTGCCGCAATGCGACCGATGACATCGCTTGGCAGAACCTGAATCTTTTCCACACTACTCGCGAGGTCCATGGGAGGAAACGCCCCCTGAGGTTCGAACCGAGGATGAGCGGATGGGGAGAGGACCGTGCAGCAGGCCCAGGGTCATCGAATTTCGGCCATCTTCGCTTTGGCAAGCTTGGCTTCATCCGACGTGGAATATTCCTCGATGACCCGCTTCAGATATTTCCTCGATTTCGCAGTATCACCGGTTTCCGCCGCCGACAAGCCGAGCTTAAAGAGCGCCGCCGGCACCTTTTCATTGCCCGCGTATTCGTTCACGACGTGCTCGAACGACTGCATCGCCCGGATATAATCCTTCTGACCATAATACGATTCACCAAGCCAATAGTGGGCGTTGGGCGTCAGCGAGGTCGACGGAAAATCCTTGATGAAGCGCTGGAATCCACCGACCGCCAGATCGAACTTGCCGTTGAGATAGTCGTTATACGCCAAGTTAAATGCTGAGGTAGGCGTAATCGACGGCACTCCCGGTATCAGGGTCGGAGGGTCAGCAGGCCCAGACGGCTTCGAGATGCGCGCCTGACGGTTGGCTTCGGCGAGCGCAAGATCCGACCGGATCGAAGCAGCTTGGGCAAGTTGAGTTTCCTCAATCTTGGCCAAACGCCCCTCGAGCTTCTGAAGTCGGGCCAGCGCATCGTCGAGTCGCAACTTCCCGCCTTCGGGCTCTCGAACCCGTTCAAGCGACTCCAGTCTCCGCTGCATCGCCTCGAATCGCTTTTGTTCTTGATCTTGCGTCCGGGCAATAATCGACATCTGATCCCGGACCTCCAAGAAGTCAGCATGCTTCGCGCACCCTGCCAAGCTCAGTCCGCAGATCAACCCAGCCCCCACCTGCAACGCCGCCACGAATCGGAGCCTCATCGTTAGTGCAACTCCTTTAGTTGATTCAGTTTATCCATCGCCTTATTGGCTTCAGGAGACCTCGGATACAGGTCGATGACCTGCTTCAATGCAGAGGCCGCTTTCTTCCGATCTTTGAGCGCCAGATAGGCGTACCCCTTCTTCAGCAATGCAGCCGGCACTTTTTCGCTGGCAGGATGGTTCAATTGCACCTGATCATACGCATCAATGGCGCGTGAAAAATCCTTCTTCCCGTAGTAGGACTCACCCAGCCAAAACCGGGCGTTCGGAGCCAGATCCGAGTGGGGATGCTGCAGGAGAAACTCTGCGAAACCCTGGCGGGCGCCCTCTAAATCACCGTCTTTAAAACGGGTCAGCGTCCGTTCGTACGACTCGCGATCCGCCATCAGCGCGGCGCTGCGATTTTCGGAGTGGGCCATCGACCCGCTCGACGGAACGGAAGATGGCGCGGACGGTGGAACCGCGTCCGGCAACGGCATCGCCTGCGTTTGTGCAAGCGGCGTGACTTCGGCCACGGCCGGGGCCTGCTCAGCCCGCTGCGACGCACTCGCTCGTAAGACCGACAGATGTTGCTCCACCTGCTTCAAGAACGCGTGCTGATTCTCCAAATTCTTGTCCAGGGTCTGAATTTGCCCCTGGACATGACTCAGTTCACGTGTCGTCTCATCGATGCGGCGCTCATGATCATCCTCCCGAGACACGAATTTTCCGCCGGCGTTTTCCAACGCCTTCGCCACCGAAGCGACACTCCGATTCACTTCATTCAAATGCTCGGCCGTCACCTTATTATCGGCGTCGATTTTTCCGGCCAGTGCATCCGCTCGTTTCGTCAACGCCACTGTGTCCTGCTCAAGTGCAGACGCCAGATGCTTCACGGTTTGATCTTGCTGTACCACACGCTCGCCTAAGTTTCCGAGCGCCTGTTTAAAATCTACCAGCGCCTGGTTGAGCCTGGAGACTTGGTCGGCTAACACCTTGTTCTGTGAATCGAGCTGCGCGACATTCTGAGAGCGCTGCTCAAGACCGTGCAACACCTTCTGCTGATCGTCCAGACGAGAGTCGACTTTTTGCGCGAGCACCGTCGTGGTCTTCTGCATGGCATCAAGCACGTTCTTTTGAATGGCATCGATGTGAGCGGTGACCTGCTCCAAACGGGACGTCACCGCCGCGAGCTCCGCCCGGTTTCGGTCTCGCTCGCTCTTCAGCAAAGCATCCTGATCGACCAGCTGCTTTTCGACCCAACCCAATCGCTTGCTTTCTTCAGCGGAGCGTTTCTCACTTTCGCCAAATCGTTGATTGACCTTCGAGTCTTGGGAGGCCAGCTTCGCCAGTAAGTCGTCCTGACGCGCTTCCAGACTCTGAGTTCGGTGTATGGCCTTATCGACATCGCCGCGCAAGGAAGGAATGTCCTGTTCACGCAGCGACACAATTTCCTGGTTTTGACGAGCCCTGGTCTGAGCCTGCTCCTCCGTTTGTTGCTTGATTCGGCGCTGCAGTTCACGCTCAGTCTGCTTCAGGTCAGCCTGCTGCGCCACACATCCCGACAACAAGGCCAACCCAGATGCGACCAACACAAGCACACCGACGCGGACCGGCGCAGCAATGCCGCCGACCGCTCCAAGGCGCCCGCGTAATGGTTTCGTTACCATTTCACTTCGATATGGCCATCCACTGTCCATGACAGGTCTCCCTTAACCGGTCTTGCTCCGGAGGATCATGTCACATCATCCCTGATCGGAACAGCTATTTCGACCGGACGACTACGTGCCCGCGTCGATTCTGCTGGTAGCAGCTTTCAGTCCGTTCGTTGCAGAAAGGCCTCTCCTTGCCGTAGGACACCACCGCCAACCGGTTGGCGCCCACACCCAGCTCGACCAGATAGTTCCGGACGGCCTTGGCGCGCTTTTCGCCCAAGACGAGATTGTAGGCCAGCGTGCCGCGTTCGTCGCAATGGCCTTCGATTTTCACTAATGCACCGGCGTTCGCCTTAATCCACTGCGCATCCTGCGTCAAGGATTGCCGCCCATCTTCGGTGATGGTCCAGCTGTCATACCCAAAGTATACGTCGCGCAATCCGGCTTCCGCCGATGCCGCCTGCTCCTTGGCTTGCTCGCGACGAATATCCTCGATCTGGCGCGCCGTGCTCTCCGAGGGCTCCACCTTGGCCAGCATCGTGCCCCCGCCGCCCAAACGCTCTTCGGACGGAGCTTTTCCACCGGACACCGAATCGAATCCACGCAATCCGCCGCTCTCAGGTTCGTCCTGCGGCTTGCTCGACAAGGACAGATCCGGGAATGTGGTGCTCGGAGCGTCGAAGCCACCTCCACCGGTTGATCCCGTGGCACCCGGAGCAGGCCCGCCCGACTTGGCCATGCCGCGCTCCGTCGACTGTGCGTCTCCGCCCGACTGAATAGACTTTTTCGAACACCCACCCTGCACGACAAACAACATCCCGACGGCCACTGTCAGGCCCATTGTCACTACCGGTATCCTCATATTGTTACTCCTCATGGATTGGTGAATGGTTAATATATCGTAGACTCGGTGAGTACCTGCTCATCATGCTTAATGCTTACAGCGCCGGAGACCAGGACGGCGAACTATTGTGCGTGCCACCAAAAGTGATGCGTTCCAACCCCTTCCCGTCCGTATCCACCATATAGATATGGCTTTTGCCATCGACGGTCGCACTGAACGTGATATGCCGGCCGTCGGGAGACCAGGACGGCGAGTCATCGATCCCGGGTCCCGTCGTGACCTGAACCCGCTTCTGCCCGTCTGGTGACACAATACAGATTTTATACAATCGCTGAGCAGTCCGGCAGACATACGCAATCCAGTTTCCGCGCGGCGACCAGGCCGGAGCGGCATTGTAATCACCTTCATAGGTCAGGCGACGCACGTTGGAGCCATCCGCGCTCATGATGAAGACTTGTGGAGCGCCGCCACGGTCAGACGTAAACGCAATTTCACGCCCGGTCGGAGACCAGGTCGGAGAAAGGTCACCACCCTGATTGACCGTCAGCCGCTGGGGAGTCTTGGTTCGCGTATCGAGTTTATAAATTTCGGAGTTGCCGTCTTGGCTGCTGGCAAACGCCAAGAAATTCCCATCGGGCGACAACGCAGGCGTAATGTTCAAGCCAGCCATCGAGACCAGCGTCCAGCGTTTGCCGGTCGCAAGCTCAAGGATATCGATGTCCTGGGTATTTCGGCTTCGGTAGGCCGTGAACACAATGAACCGACGATCCGGCGACCAACGTGGCATCAGATTGAGAAATCCGTCCGCGGTGATCTGCTTGGGCTCATACCCATCGTAGTCCATCACGAACAATTCACGCGCATTGCCGTGCTCGGCGACATACACAATTTTCGTGCGAGCGATCCCCGGCTCTCCGGTATAGCGAAACACCAATTCATCGGCAAACCGATGCGCCATCAACCGCACGACCGAGGTCGAACCCACATAGCGTTTTCCACCGACAACCTCGTCGCTTCCGCTGTCATAAACGAAGCCGTCCATCAACAGTTCACTGTCTTTGCTGCCGTTTTTCTGCCCTGATTTTCCCCAGACGAGGACGGAGACGCCGTTCTCGGCGGCCTGCTTAAAAATCGCTTTGTCGGTCGTCGACACCTCCCGCGCCTTCACCCCGATTCCCGGCAAATCCACGAGCGAAAACACCAACGAGCGCTGAAGATCCGCCTTCAGCACCTCCTCAATCCGCCCGCCGAGCCATTCGGGGCCGCCGCCATTCTGAAAGCCGAATACGCCGATAGGAATCTTCTGGAAGTCCGGCCGGGTCGCTTCGAGAAAGACATCGGTCGCCCGAGAATCCAGAATCCCGAGAAGCCCGGCTCCCACCACGACACAGAGGGCGATCATAAGACCGATGATTATCCGATTCATCCTGCAGCCTCGCCTACGGCAAAAGTAAAATGGGCATCAAAATACGAATCCGTCAAATCAGGAGGAAAGGGCGGCAACGGAATCGCACTCTGCACCGCGCGCTGTGCAGCCATATCATAATAATCGTTCCCTGACGACTGTTCGATGATAACCGTCCCAACCCGCCCATCGCGCTCCAGACGAAATCGGACGGTGACGGTCAGGGCCTTACCGGAGATATCGACCGGCGGAGCCGTCCAGAATGCGCTGATCCGTGCTTGCACGCGGGCCAGGTATTGATTCGACCCTGGCATGCCGGCCACTCGCAACCGCGTCTCAGGCTTGCTCCGGGGGACACTGGCCGTCACCGGCGGGGCGCTCGCGGCCGGCTGGGGTTCGCGAAACATCGGCTTCACCTCCCGCACCGGCTCAGTCGACTTGGCGGCCGGAAGGGCTTGCAACTTTTTCAAATCCTGCAGTTCGCGATCGAGATCGGTAGTCATCTCTTCCGACAGCGAGGCACGTTTCGTCGGGGTGACCGCCGGTTTGGGAGGCTCCTGCGGAGCCCCAGATTGAGCGGCAGCCATCTCGGGCACGTTGAGCTTTTTGAGCATGGCATCCAGATCTGAACGCTCGGGACCACCCACCTTCGGCTGCGCAGACTTCTTCACGTCTGCCGGCTTCATCGGCGCCAGATCGCCATACTGTGGGGCGTTCGGCGGCAGCTCAATATCTTTCATCACATCCCGCAGCACATCGGCCCGATTCGTCGCCGGGGCAGACGCAGGCGCCTTCGCGGCCTGCGGAACCGGCTGTGGTGTCGCCAGCACGGGAGCCTGCAAACGAGGCGCCGGGGCTGGAGCCGGAGCCGGTGGTGCCGGCTTGGCTACAGACGTCGACTGAACCGGTGGCGGTGTCGGGATCTGCACCGGTTTGGGCGGCACGGGAATCGGTGCAGACTGAACCGGCTTCGGTGTGGGATGGGGAACCGCCTTCTCAACCCTGGGTTCAGGTTTCGCGTCCACAGGCGGCAACGTGACCAACGACACTTCCACCGCCGACAGCGGGCGCTCTACTTTCTTAAAGAACTTGGTCCCCATGATCGCGGCGAGAAGACAGAGATGGAGCACCAGGGAAATAACCACCGTCTTGCGAAGACGGCTGCTTCCGGCTTCACCCAACTCCCCGATGAGGAACAACGCAGTATGTCTTGGCAGGGCCTGGAACGTCATGACTTGCGATACGACCGTGTGGCGCGCGAGTCGCGGCGCCGCTACCTTTTGCGTGGCTGCGTAGGAGTCGCGACCGACTCACTGACGCGTTCGGCACCTGTGGGTTCCGTCACCATCCCAAGCTTCTCAATCCCGGCTTTCTTCACACTATCCATCACCTGCACTACGATCCCGTACGGCACATCCCGGTCGGCGCGGAGATAGAGCGCCACGTCGGGACTTTGATCTTTTAAGGCTCGAAGTTTCCGCTCAAGTTGCACCACACTCACCGCATCCTTATCCAAATACAAACGCTGATCGCGCTCAATGGACAAAACGGCTCTCGCTTCAGGCTTAATCGTATTGCTGGCAGACTTGGGAAGATTGATATCCATCCCGCGATACAACATCGGGGCAGTCACCATGAAAATCACGAGCAGGACCAACACCACATCCACCAACGGGATCACGTTGATCTCCGCCATGAACCGCCGGTGACGAGTCTCCGACATCATGACTGCACCCCGACCGTCGATTGCTTCAGCCGAGTCTGTAATGAACGCATGGCCTCAACCGTAAACGACTCAATCCGGAACACGGTCTTACGGATGCGGGTCAGATAATAATTGTAGAAGATCACGGCAGGAATGGCGGTAAACAGTCCGGCGGCCGTTGCCACCAGCGCTTCCGAGACACCGGGCGCCACGGCCGCGATGCTGGCGGTTCCCTGGGTCCCGATCTCACGAAACGAATCGATGATACCCAACACGGTCCCTAACAGTCCGATAAAGGGCGTGATGTTCCCCGTGGTAGCGAGCACCGGCAGATACGACTCAAGATGCGAGACCTGGTTCTGCACCAGATAGGCTACGGTCTTGTCCATGTATTGATGATCGATGGCAGCCACCGAATCCTTCGAGCTGCCGGCTGTCTGCCCCGCGCTGACCGTGCCATCACCTGAGACCGTCAGGACACGATCCATAATCCCTTGAAACACACGCGCACTCGGGCTGCCATCGGCCCGCTTCGACTGACGATACAGTTCATCGAGATCGCGAATCTTCGTAAAGGCATTGAAAAACCGTTGATCCTCACGATCCGCCGCTTTGAATGCCCGCCATTTATAGAAAATCACGCCCCAGGAAAGAATCGAGGCCACAAAGAGCAGCAAGAGCACGATTTTCGAAACCGCTCCGAGTGAGCCCACCAACCCCATCACGCCTGATTGGAACATGAGCCTAGACCTTTCCCTTCACATGGCGTCGCATGAAAACGGTAAGCATGGATTGTACCTAAAGTTGGGGGAATGGCGGGGCCGACGGGATTTGAACCCGCGACTTCCAGATTGACAATCTGGCGTCCTAACCAGGCTGAACGACGGCCCCACGCAACCCAAGATGGCGGAAGAAGAATTCAGATATTCAGAATCAAACAGTCAAAATACGGTAGAGCGTACCCTTGTACATCACTACTAATGGATAAGGCAATGCCCTGCGCACAATTCCCTGTATTTCTTCATTGGTAGGCGGAACAGGGATCGAACCTGTGACCTCTGCCTTGTAAGGGCAGCGCTCTCCCAATTGAGCTATCCGCCCGATTTTTCTCGCTCTCGGCAGATTTTTGGGATGCTATCAACTCCACAAAGCAGTGTCAACCAAGAATCCTGCATTATTCTTGCCGGATTCTTGAACAGCCACAGTTTTTATCGCAGGAGACCCAGCCCACGCCGCAACGGGATTCACCCGCGAGATCTGTTGCGTGGAAAACACGCCGTGTGCACTTTTTTCAACTGTGACGCGTCGACATGCGTATAAATTTGTGTCGTCGCAATATCGGCATGCCCCAACATCGCCTGCACCGATCGCAAATCGGCGCCGTGTTGTAACAGGTGCGTGGCAAATGAGTGTCGCAACATATGCGGCGAGGGAATCCTGGCGATGCCGGCTCGCTGCGCACGCAGGCGCAGCAATTTCCAGAACGCCTGTCGTGTCAGCGGGGTGCCCCGACGGCTCACGAACACGTAGCGTGACGAACGCTGCTTCAGCAATGCCGGTCGCGCCACGAGCAGGTACGCCTGCAGCGCCTCAACCGCCGGTCGCCCGATCGGCACCACCCGCTGCTTGTCACCCTTGCCGGTAATCCCGACATAGCCCACATCCAGATTGCATTGATCGACCCGCAACGAAATCAATTCAGACACACGCACACCGGCGGCGTACAGCACCTCCACCATGGCGCGATCGCGGTGCTCCTCCGGCAACGGACGAGACGGCAGATCCAGCAGGCGCGTCACTTCCTCGGGACTCAATGTTTTTGGTAACCGGCGTGCCCGCGACGCACTCCGCAAACTCACGGTCGGGTTGGCGGTGACCACCCCCTCCTGCTTGAGAAAACGGAAGAGACTGCGCACCGCAGCCAGCGCGCGCGCGCGGGACGACGACGCCAGACCGGCCTGATGCAGATGGTCGAGAAATCCGGCCAGCAGCGGCGGCACCATCTCACCCACATCGTACACGCGCCGATCCCGGAGATAGCGTTGAAAGACCGCAACATCTCGCTGGTACGCCAGCAACGTATTACGCGACAAGCCACGTGCGATCCGTACGTGATCCCAGTACCGCTCGATGAACGGCGCTAACGGGAGTCGCTCGGGGATGGACGCTGACGATTCCTCTGGCCCACGGCTCATGGGAATGACCCTCGCTGGAGGTAACCACGCATAGGCTGCGCGACGATAGCCGCGCCTCCCTCCGGACACCACGCATCGTCCTCGAGTTACCTTGACACCCCCGCACCTGTTTCCTATAGTAACCACACTCGCGGCGAGAATGTTCGCCACGCACAGGAGTCAATGGTTCCTCGATCAGTACCCCGCAGCCCGCACTACCGCGCGTGCACCGTCGCCCTCGCGGTGGCGTTTCTCGCGGGGCTTGTCACGCTCGGCGAGGCAGCTCCACCCCCCAAAAATCCTGCGCCGTCCCGTTCCGGACAGGCCAAAACGACGACCACCACAGGCCAGGCCAGCCTCGACCAAGTCAAACGGTTGATCGACGCGGAACAGCCGGAAGCAGCAGCCGTCATGCTGCGACGATTCATGGAGAGCGGCCCCGCGCCGGACCTCCTCGACGATGCCTATCTGTTGATGGCCGCCGCCATGTTCGGCATGAAAGAGCATACCGAAACGATCCGCTATGTCAATCAGCTGCTCGGTGAATTTCCCAACTCCGATCTCGCCGATCGCGCCAAACTGCTGCTCGCTAAAACTCACGCGCGCGCCGGCAATCTCGACTTGGC from Nitrospira sp. encodes:
- a CDS encoding MotA/TolQ/ExbB proton channel family protein, whose product is MFQSGVMGLVGSLGAVSKIVLLLLFVASILSWGVIFYKWRAFKAADREDQRFFNAFTKIRDLDELYRQSKRADGSPSARVFQGIMDRVLTVSGDGTVSAGQTAGSSKDSVAAIDHQYMDKTVAYLVQNQVSHLESYLPVLATTGNITPFIGLLGTVLGIIDSFREIGTQGTASIAAVAPGVSEALVATAAGLFTAIPAVIFYNYYLTRIRKTVFRIESFTVEAMRSLQTRLKQSTVGVQS
- the xerD gene encoding site-specific tyrosine recombinase XerD, giving the protein MSRGPEESSASIPERLPLAPFIERYWDHVRIARGLSRNTLLAYQRDVAVFQRYLRDRRVYDVGEMVPPLLAGFLDHLHQAGLASSSRARALAAVRSLFRFLKQEGVVTANPTVSLRSASRARRLPKTLSPEEVTRLLDLPSRPLPEEHRDRAMVEVLYAAGVRVSELISLRVDQCNLDVGYVGITGKGDKQRVVPIGRPAVEALQAYLLVARPALLKQRSSRYVFVSRRGTPLTRQAFWKLLRLRAQRAGIARIPSPHMLRHSFATHLLQHGADLRSVQAMLGHADIATTQIYTHVDASQLKKVHTACFPRNRSRG